A genome region from Mugil cephalus isolate CIBA_MC_2020 chromosome 13, CIBA_Mcephalus_1.1, whole genome shotgun sequence includes the following:
- the LOC125019190 gene encoding rab11 family-interacting protein 2, translating to MSLGEQSQKWFPTHVQATVLQAAGLQPKGKNGTNDAYTIIQLGKEKYSTSVAEKTLNPVWREEASFELPGLLLEGNPEVYELCLIVMHRSLVGMDKFLGQRSINLNEIFDNKERKKTDWYSLESKPGKKRKERGRIQVSIQFMRNNMTASMFDLSMKEKPRSPFSKLKDKMKGRKHESGFGDASSAILPRSAACDSEPSRQSAASEPRPQPEAKAKRPLLAGAHKLSAAHSMSDLIGTHFRPKLDSMNSIEESGSTGGPHRRSQSEVPGYQDAEAHGDPFTDISDTLPQKYATLPRNRNPFEGEQGQLWDRPERREKKEKVSLLERVTGKKEGRKNGARSGSSGDLRSPNPFSGDSQADTNPFSSHYKAGDKKSGGNDGAAFGQKKKDVYGKKNTATRESVAAYSNLSFEEVVQELIKQKEVVKKKDAHIRELEDYIDNLLVRVMEETPSILRTPYEPKKKAGKLSKK from the exons ATGTCACTGGGCGAGCAGTCTCAAAAGTGGTTTCCAACCCATGTCCAAGCCACTGTCCTCCAAGCAGCAGGTTTACAGCCCAAGGGCAAAAATGGCACCAACGATGCCTACACCATCATCCAGCTGGGCAAAGAAAAGTATTCAACGTCGGTGGCAGAGAAGACGCTCAACCCCGTCTGGAGGGAAGAAGCCTCCTTTGAGTTGCCCGGTCTTCTCTTGGAGGGCAACCCGGAAGTGTATGAGCTCTGCCTTATCGTGATGCATCGGTCGCTGGTCGGGATGGACAAGTTTCTGGGTCAGAGGTCCATCAACCTGAATGAAATCTTTGATaacaaggagagaaagaaaactga CTGGTATTCCTTGGAGTCCAAGCcggggaagaagaggaaagaacgAGGTCGCATCCAAGTGAGCATCCAGTTCATGAGGAACAACATGACGGCCAGCATGTTCGACCTCTCCATGAAGGAGAAGCCCCGCTCGCCTTTTTCCAAACTCAAGGACAAAATGAAGGGCCGCAAGCACGAGAGCGGCTTCGGCGACGCGTCCTCCGCCATCTTGCCTCGCTCGGCCGCGTGCGACTCGGAGCCCAGCCGCCAGTCGGCCGCCTCGGAGCCGCGACCGCAGCCCGAAGCGAAGGCCAAGAGGCCGCTGCTCGCCGGGGCCCATAAACTCTCCGCAGCCCATTCCATGTCAGATCTCATCGGCACCCACTTCCGACCCAAACTGGACTCCATGAACTCGATAGAAGAGAGTG GAAGCACAGGTGGCCCTCACCGGCGTTCCCAGAGCGAGGTGCCCGGCTACCAGGACGCCGAAGCACACGGTGACCCCTTCACTGATATCAGTGACACCCTGCCACAGAAGTATGCCACGCTCCCACGCAACCGCAACCCGTTTGAGGGGGAGCAGGGGCAGCTGTGGGACCGGCCGGAgcggagggagaaaaaggagaaggtcaGCCTACTGGAACGCGTGACGGGCAAGAAGGAGGGACGCAAGAACGGGGCACGGTCGGGGAGTTCTGGAGACCTGCGCTCCCCCAACCCCTTCAGCGGAGACTCGCAAGCGGACACTAACCCGTTCAGCTCACACTACAAAGCCGG CGATAAAAAGTCGGGAGGAAATGACGGCGCCGCCTTCggccagaagaagaaggacgtCTACGGAAAGAAAAac acGGCGACGCGAGAAAGCGTGGCCGCCTACAGCAACTTGTCCTTTGAGGAAGTTGTGCAGGAGCTCATCAAGCAGAAAGAGGTGGTGAAAAAGAAAGACGCCCACATCAGGGAGCTGGAGGACTACATCGACAACCTACTGGTGCGCGTCATGGAGGAGACGCCGAGCATCCTGAGGACGCCCTACGAGCCAAAAAAGAAGGCGGGTAAACTTTCCAAGAAGTAG